In the genome of Nakaseomyces glabratus chromosome K, complete sequence, the window ATCTCTAATCCTAATGATTTTCTATGGATAAAAAGAGGGATTTTACAATATGTGTGGTTCAAGCCAATATATTCTATCTCTATGATCTGTATCGATATATGGGGCTTAAAACAATTTGAGATAGCGTTGGTAGTCCTATTTAACATTTCTGTATCCTTATCCTTATATGAGTTAGCGTTGTTTTGGAAGTGTTTATATCAAGATTTGTTGCCATTTCATCCATGGCCAAAATTTTTGTGCGTTAAATTGATTATCTTTGTATCATATTGGCAAGGTTTAATTATTCAGGTACTGGGATACTACAGGCTTCTCGGAAAGTCAATTGAATATAAGCATTCTGAACTGGGTTATATATATCGAAATGCTTTGCTGTGCTTCGAGATGATTGGTTTCGCATACTTACATCAAAAGGCTTTTCCTTGGGAGGATTATTCGATAAAATCAATACCAATGGGCGCAAGAATGAAACTGCGGTACGCAATCAGAGATTGTTTTGGTATCCAGGATTTAATCTGGGATTCAAAGCAAGCATTAAATGGTAATACGTACTATAATTACCGGAATTTTGATCCTTCTGTAGAAACAAGTCTTTTAGGAGGGGTCAACAGAGATACAAGAATAGATCGTATCAACGAGGGACTTCGATTTACAAACAATGGTGAGTCAAGGTACTGGATTGACTATGGGGCTATTGAAAGTGGAGCTCAGGTTAGTGAGTCAATACGTAACACAGATTCTGCAAAAGATATTTCAGCAGATTGGGATGATAGTATTGACACTTCTCGATATGTACAGGCAGACCCAAATTATCCGGTAGTATGGAATATTGCTGGTGCTAGATATACAAACTCGACTGCTCAACtaagaaatgaaataattggGAGAT includes:
- the HFL1 gene encoding Hfl1p (CAGL0K08228g~Ortholog(s) have endoplasmic reticulum localization), yielding MGVATLFAELLNGCLAKYSALFSMLAMFMALYTILRHLMNYRKPYEQRLSIRILIVVPIFCITCLLSVLFPFYARRFVDPIREVYEAVVIYTFFSLLITYLGGEYEIISRRGLKHQPVNHFVPLVGQLLKKVDISNPNDFLWIKRGILQYVWFKPIYSISMICIDIWGLKQFEIALVVLFNISVSLSLYELALFWKCLYQDLLPFHPWPKFLCVKLIIFVSYWQGLIIQVLGYYRLLGKSIEYKHSELGYIYRNALLCFEMIGFAYLHQKAFPWEDYSIKSIPMGARMKLRYAIRDCFGIQDLIWDSKQALNGNTYYNYRNFDPSVETSLLGGVNRDTRIDRINEGLRFTNNGESRYWIDYGAIESGAQVSESIRNTDSAKDISADWDDSIDTSRYVQADPNYPVVWNIAGARYTNSTAQLRNEIIGRSSSTN